One region of Marivirga arenosa genomic DNA includes:
- a CDS encoding agmatine deiminase family protein has product MVLDTECNTVYFSEKLKENFPDEFALICEKLAPFEYINIKLLKGTKDEWARDYMPIQTHAKRLLKFRYQPSYEPRSNWTDPTTVIKENNLKCRFSKHNINLDGGNIIKWKDKVIISDRVETENHIYKDDPDLLYQRIADDLQTEVLKIKAHEEKDDMTGHIDGMMRFVDGNTLIGNDLNQEYKAIKNSIENLCEKNNFKYINMPFFTDHENHYSAIGVYVNFLEIADVILFPIFNHPKQKNEQALQTIHDAFPKRNIISINIDAIGKHGGLMNCISWCLKE; this is encoded by the coding sequence ATGGTTTTAGATACGGAATGCAATACAGTTTACTTTTCAGAAAAATTAAAAGAGAATTTCCCGGATGAATTTGCCTTGATTTGTGAAAAATTAGCTCCATTTGAATATATCAACATCAAATTATTAAAAGGGACAAAAGATGAATGGGCGCGAGACTACATGCCCATTCAAACACATGCGAAACGTTTATTGAAATTCCGCTATCAGCCTAGCTATGAGCCCAGATCAAACTGGACAGACCCAACAACTGTCATTAAAGAAAACAATCTAAAATGCCGTTTTTCAAAACATAACATCAATCTAGATGGAGGCAACATCATAAAATGGAAAGATAAGGTTATTATTTCAGACAGAGTTGAAACAGAAAATCATATCTACAAAGATGATCCTGATTTACTCTACCAAAGAATAGCTGATGACCTACAAACAGAAGTACTGAAAATAAAAGCCCATGAAGAAAAAGATGATATGACAGGACATATTGACGGCATGATGCGTTTTGTAGATGGCAATACTCTAATTGGGAACGACCTAAATCAAGAATATAAAGCAATCAAAAATTCAATTGAGAACTTATGTGAAAAGAATAATTTCAAATACATCAACATGCCTTTCTTCACAGATCATGAAAATCACTATTCCGCCATAGGAGTTTATGTGAATTTCCTTGAAATAGCAGATGTTATTCTTTTCCCAATCTTTAATCACCCAAAGCAGAAAAATGAACAAGCACTTCAAACCATCCATGATGCTTTTCCAAAGAGAAACATAATCTCTATTAACATAGATGCAATAGGGAAACATGGAGGATTGATGAATTGCATTAGCTGGTGCTTAAAGGAGTAA
- a CDS encoding acyl-CoA dehydrogenase family protein has translation MEDTKQKQAIKNQVVENTFQSSQNFFESDLILKEYLNRKLSSEGLNYIKPILTKTGRSAAQKMDELSLDADKNGPELIKRNFFGDTIDQVKFHPAYDRLMQIAVDSEMFKVKWEPQLKQQFSKELHSLGFSSGYLYAMSEIGQYCPLCMTDGVARLIDLHCSEEDKERLLPHIHTTELEEFFTGAMFLTEKSGGSDVGRNLVKAEKQPDGSYLLSGEKWFCSNVNAELIFALARTDENIEGTRGLSIFLIEKHLADGSLNKLPIVRLKDKLGVRSMASAECILEGTKAKLIGDEFNGFKIMTDMINLSRLYNSVAALSGARRALIEAYNFNLFRNSFGKTAIEHTLIKEKLFELGSLNVANFYLTWRAIEALDKADNGDEKEKHLGRLITPMIKKWSAEKAVYITRESMELMGGIGYIEDGVLPKIMRDVMVLPIWEGAGNIMILDMLRASFKSDGLKVMMEEIKSALGINQEFDNVILEQLKILENKMNALFEMKQEELELHAKYFFNKLTRVFQLCIILKNWNNDNEAWMKPTAQYLKSELNNEENIAVRDVDEIKGLIAWSI, from the coding sequence GTGGAAGACACTAAGCAAAAACAAGCTATAAAAAACCAAGTTGTTGAAAATACTTTCCAATCAAGTCAGAATTTTTTTGAAAGCGACCTGATTTTGAAAGAGTATTTAAATAGAAAATTAAGTTCTGAAGGACTTAACTACATAAAGCCTATTTTAACTAAAACTGGGCGCTCAGCTGCTCAAAAAATGGATGAACTGTCCTTAGATGCTGACAAAAATGGCCCTGAGTTAATAAAAAGAAATTTCTTTGGCGATACGATTGATCAAGTAAAATTTCATCCTGCCTATGATCGCTTAATGCAAATTGCTGTTGACTCTGAGATGTTTAAAGTAAAATGGGAACCTCAATTAAAACAACAATTCTCTAAAGAACTGCATAGCCTGGGATTTTCTTCAGGCTACTTATACGCCATGAGCGAAATTGGTCAGTATTGCCCTCTTTGCATGACGGATGGTGTAGCAAGATTAATTGATTTACATTGTTCGGAAGAGGATAAGGAAAGATTACTACCTCATATTCATACTACTGAACTAGAAGAATTCTTTACAGGTGCGATGTTTCTTACTGAAAAATCAGGCGGTTCTGATGTAGGTAGAAATCTAGTGAAAGCCGAAAAACAGCCTGATGGAAGTTATTTATTATCTGGTGAAAAATGGTTTTGCAGCAATGTTAATGCAGAATTGATTTTTGCTTTAGCTAGAACTGACGAAAATATAGAAGGGACGAGAGGCTTGTCTATTTTTCTTATAGAAAAACATTTAGCAGATGGAAGTTTGAATAAATTACCAATTGTTAGATTGAAAGATAAATTGGGAGTAAGATCTATGGCAAGTGCTGAATGCATATTGGAAGGGACTAAAGCAAAGTTGATTGGAGATGAATTCAATGGCTTTAAGATCATGACCGATATGATCAATCTTTCAAGACTTTATAATTCAGTAGCCGCATTGTCTGGAGCCAGAAGAGCACTAATAGAAGCTTACAACTTCAATCTATTCAGAAATAGCTTTGGAAAAACAGCCATTGAGCATACGTTGATAAAAGAGAAACTTTTCGAATTAGGCAGCCTTAATGTTGCGAATTTCTATTTAACGTGGCGAGCAATTGAAGCGCTCGATAAAGCTGATAATGGAGATGAGAAAGAAAAGCATTTAGGTCGGTTGATAACCCCTATGATCAAAAAATGGTCTGCTGAAAAAGCAGTATATATCACCCGAGAAAGTATGGAACTAATGGGAGGAATAGGCTATATTGAAGATGGAGTTTTGCCTAAAATTATGCGAGATGTAATGGTACTTCCTATATGGGAAGGTGCAGGTAATATTATGATTTTAGATATGCTCAGAGCAAGTTTTAAATCTGATGGCCTCAAAGTAATGATGGAAGAAATAAAATCAGCTTTAGGTATAAATCAAGAATTTGATAATGTTATCTTGGAGCAATTAAAAATACTAGAAAATAAAATGAACGCTCTTTTTGAAATGAAACAAGAAGAATTAGAGCTTCATGCTAAGTATTTCTTCAACAAGCTTACAAGGGTTTTTCAACTATGCATTATTTTAAAGAATTGGAATAATGATAACGAAGCTTGGATGAAACCTACGGCACAATATTTAAAATCAGAATTAAATAATGAGGAAAATATAGCGGTCAGAGATGTTGATGAAATCAAAGGCTTAATAGCATGGTCAATTTAA
- a CDS encoding MATE family efflux transporter — MAKSKKYTEGKILNSLVSLAFPIIMANVLQTAYQLIDTFWLGRLGANAVAAVSLSFPILFLILALGGGLTLAGTVIVSQHKGADNQIKINYASSQTVVVIFIISILLAIVGFFSAEPLMKIVGAGPEILNDSISYFQVSSFGFVFLFMFFVFQSLMRGIGNVYLPMFIVLGTVFLNLILDPLFIFGWGQIEGNGVAGAAMASVFTQGISAFVGLLILFRGKMGIQIKFKHMKWDFLWVKKLFELGIPSSLDQSSRAAGMTFMIMLVTSFGSEVVAAYGVGARILSLVVVPALGFAIATTSLVGQNIGANKIKRAEKIGDLSNKIGFFGLTAIGILLFLFAEPITAFFIPNDPKVIKNGALFIKIMAPSFGLLGVQQILNGVFNGAGFTQASMLISVFSLWIVRFPTAFMLSNKTSLGFEGIWWAFPISNFLAAILAFAYYKMGYWKLRVIKKRHQF, encoded by the coding sequence ATGGCAAAATCCAAAAAGTACACAGAAGGAAAGATTTTAAATTCATTGGTAAGCCTTGCATTTCCCATCATCATGGCTAATGTTTTACAAACTGCCTATCAACTAATCGATACTTTTTGGTTAGGTAGGCTAGGAGCCAATGCGGTAGCAGCTGTAAGTTTAAGCTTTCCGATTTTGTTTCTAATTCTAGCGCTAGGGGGTGGTTTAACGTTAGCAGGTACCGTTATCGTTTCTCAACATAAAGGAGCAGATAATCAGATTAAAATCAATTATGCATCTTCTCAAACGGTTGTAGTCATATTCATCATCTCAATACTACTAGCAATAGTCGGCTTTTTTTCTGCTGAACCCCTAATGAAAATTGTAGGGGCTGGTCCGGAGATCTTAAATGACTCTATTAGCTATTTTCAAGTCTCCTCTTTTGGCTTCGTCTTTCTTTTTATGTTTTTTGTTTTTCAGTCCTTAATGAGGGGAATCGGGAATGTGTACTTGCCTATGTTTATTGTTCTTGGTACAGTATTTTTAAATCTGATCCTTGATCCTTTGTTTATTTTCGGTTGGGGACAAATAGAAGGAAATGGAGTTGCCGGGGCAGCTATGGCTAGTGTTTTTACGCAAGGAATTTCTGCTTTTGTTGGATTATTGATCCTATTTAGAGGTAAAATGGGGATTCAAATTAAATTCAAACATATGAAATGGGATTTTCTATGGGTGAAAAAATTATTTGAGTTAGGAATTCCTTCAAGCTTAGATCAATCAAGCCGTGCAGCAGGTATGACTTTTATGATCATGCTCGTAACGAGCTTTGGAAGTGAAGTAGTTGCTGCCTATGGAGTAGGAGCTAGGATTTTAAGTCTGGTAGTGGTCCCCGCTTTAGGTTTTGCTATTGCCACTACGAGTTTAGTAGGGCAAAATATTGGGGCGAATAAAATTAAGAGAGCAGAAAAAATTGGCGATTTAAGTAATAAGATTGGCTTCTTCGGACTTACTGCTATTGGTATTTTACTATTTCTTTTTGCTGAACCTATTACAGCTTTTTTCATACCCAATGATCCAAAAGTGATTAAAAACGGAGCATTATTTATTAAAATCATGGCGCCTAGTTTTGGTTTGCTAGGGGTACAGCAAATTTTAAATGGAGTATTCAATGGCGCTGGTTTCACACAGGCATCAATGCTCATTTCTGTTTTTAGTTTGTGGATTGTTCGTTTCCCTACTGCATTTATGCTATCGAATAAAACATCTTTAGGATTCGAAGGGATTTGGTGGGCATTCCCGATTTCTAATTTCTTAGCCGCAATTCTTGCTTTTGCTTATTATAAAATGGGATATTGGAAACTTAGGGTAATCAAAAAAAGACATCAGTTTTGA